Part of the Lycium ferocissimum isolate CSIRO_LF1 chromosome 6, AGI_CSIRO_Lferr_CH_V1, whole genome shotgun sequence genome, GTTGATGCTACGTTAAGGAGACCacttcttttgtttttgcttttgcaTTGCTTTGGGTCTACGTTTTGTGTTTTCTTGATGTCCTTTGCTTAATTTTCTTCTGGTTCATGAACTATTACTAATTACTTTGTCTTCCTATTTTCTCGTTCTATATTGgctgctaaaaaaaaatatgaaacatTTTTGGGTGACTAAGACTTTCAGCAGAACTGTCAAGTAATTGGCCATTCagtttttaatataaaagtttGGGAGTTGAAAACATTGAGTATTCGGTACAACATGCAATTAACAAGAAAGATCATTAAAAATATagttaataattttattttacagtgacaaaacaaaaacaaaaagaagattcCAAACTTGGGTTCAAGCAATAATTCTATAATTAACTTaataaaagagttttattcacGATTATATAGTCTTAATGCTTTTATTACATATAAAGCGTATAATTCTTTGAATCTcatacaaataaataaatctgAGTAGTTGGTGTTAATAAGATTCGTACTTTATCTTTAATCAAACTCAAAGTACTCTctctttcataatcatcatgcaaACAAATAATATTCTTTCCCTTTACTTCCTATTTTTCTCTGATTTTCTTCCATGTcaaaccaaaaaacaaaaaagttaagTCTTGAAAGTTTTCGTCACCTTCTCTTTCCTTTCAATCCAAACAGTCTCAACACAATTACACAAGGTACAGAACATTTACAATATTAATTCTGTACATACCctcatataaaaaataaaaaataaaaactagcTTGGATGTCACACACTCACACCTATAATCTGAACATGCGACCTTGCAATTTCTCATTTGTCACTCAACTAGAATCTTTCCTTATGTCAAGAGAATTCAACAGTTCATATCTAACTAAAAAATGCTGGTTTTGCCATATTTCCCCCTTGTCTGAACCTACATCTGCCCCGCATACCATCCGTACGTTAGCTCTCACATTTTTTATGCTAGAAGTGGCACTCTTTCTGCATTTTCGTCTTGGACTGATGGTGCTTCTGGTAGTATCCAAGCAAAATAAAATGCCATCGCCTAACACATCGAGTTTCAAAGCAATGGGTTATCCCTAAATATGCCTGTGTCTAACATGGTTAAACCGCGTGTGAAAAGCTTACCAAAGCAAAAGCAGCACAAATCAAGCTGAAGCCTTTGCAGTTGAAAGGTGCATTGCTAGACAAGAACCAAGCTGCAACAATTCCAAGTAAAACAAGATTGATTTGAAGAATAAACTCTAGCTCAAACATGATCTTCAACAAGAAAGGAGGGGCGCAGCTTTACTCACAGGTCAACGGACTCATTACAAGAGGGGCTAAAAAACTTCCAATCGCTTCCGCTCCAGCAACTAGTCCTTGAGTTTTTCCCTGTCACATAAAGAACAGCAGCTGACTGAAGTTTAAGCACAACAAAGGCAATTAGTAAAGAGAAAGGCGGAATATATCTATAATCTCTTAAACTTGtcagtaaatttcatttagacacttgaactaCAACTTGTTCTGGTTGAGCATCTGAATACATGATACAGTGTTTATGTTAGACACTTTCGGCTCAAATCTTGGAAAAGCTTTTGCGCTTGTTCTCAAGCATCTATTACGTAAATAAGTCAACCATTAAATATGTCACCTCCTTTAATTATATACATCAGCCTCAATAAGCTGTAAAACCTTTGGCTCGTTTCAATTGAggctgatgtgtataattaaaggaaGTGACATATTTTGTTTAAGTTTCTGCGTGTATACTCATTAGACTTTTCTTAGTTCACTCTCCACAGGATAGACAATTTGTTTCAGTTTCTGTGTACTGTGTACCAGAGATATTAGACCGACAGTTGCACTTTATTACTGGAAGTAAAGCTTATTGTCCACCAACCTGATCGTTTGGGCTTGATGCTTTAGATACAATCGCATTAGTCTGTCATAAAAAAGTAATCAGAAAAAGGCAAGATTACTAACAAAACTCCATTGGACGACGCTTCAAAATTTTTGTGGCAGAGACAACACATTTTTTATGTAATACTCACAGAAGGGCGCTCAAGGATATAAACCATCCGAAATAAAGCACCAAAGTAAGGCACCTGTATCAGAAAGAAACTTCACTGAATTACGGGCACCATACTAGGAAACAACTAGATGAACAGGGGTGACAAGAACGACTGCAAAGTTAAAATTATATCACCTGACAAGCTTTAGCAGAAAAAGCTATTAGACGAGTAAATGCATAATCCCATTGCGGTAATGGAAGAAGATAGCTGTCCGATCCACATGACAAAATAAAGATCCCTCAACGTTTTTTTATCTCGTATACTCTAATCCAATAGTAAAACAGTCTTGAATTTAGCTACTCTAAATTAAATAATGTTATCAAATTAATGCTTCCGTTGATTTTCCAATACGCACTACGTGTGGGATATACTTTGCCAGGGATAAAGAAATTTTAAGGACAGCAATCAGAATAAAGCAGGTGATATGTCCTGATGGCATATTCGACATTTTAGTGACTATACTTCACATTTCCATATATAAAAGTTCTATGTGTGGTTTTGATATGTGGACTTGTATAGATTCAAGCTTACATACCCACGATGCCCATGCCAAGCCGTAGAGCAATGCCTGTTCATATAAAGCACATAAGATAGATGCTTTTAGCAAGCAGTTAAGTGAGAATAGGCCTTGCACAAGGAATAAAATGAGTCGGTAAATTCAACTTACATATGTGATTGATGCTAGCAAGGCTATTCTGAGTACCACTCTTTCTCCAACTAATGGGTTGACAATAGGAAAAACCAGCATCTTGAAAAATGcaagaaaatgaataaagtCAACTAGCATATGTGCCTTTTATTGAAAGTTAATGCCTACTAATTTGTTTTATCTTTTTACAAATTGATAATCTTATTCTCAAGGTCCACTTCAGACCAACTTTATGCAGGTCGAGATATAACAGCTAAATTTGCAAAGAGAAGTGTTTTTAAGACAGAAAGCAGCTATAGAAATTTTATGCAGGATACCTGAGTGATTATTGAACCTACTCCCACCATCACTAGAATTTCTGAGAATTGGTTCTTGTTGAAATCAAAAGCTGACTTCAGATAGTACTGTAAGATCAGGAAGATACTTCAATGAGTTCTTAATTGCCCTATGGAAACATCTAAATATTCAGACTTATAAGCAAGTGCATTTTTAGAAGTAAACACAATTTTGGAAGGCCAGAGGGAGCTAGTTTAATTGAGAAAGCCACATTCTTTCATACGAAAAAGCTGGTCTACAAAAAGCATGATGCGTGGCTCAAAAATATTTGCAAGGCCAGAGGAAGCTAGTTTAATTGAGAAAGCCACATTCTTTAATATGAAAAAGCTGGTCTACAAAAAGCATGATGCGTGGCGCAAAAATATTTGCTTCTAGAACTAAGGAATTTTAAGGAAGTGGAGGAAAAAGGTGGTACAATAACAGGTTAATTTCAAGTTTTTTTCCCAGGTAAATTTGAATAATTGACACCTTAAATTGAGTTAGAAGTGTGGAGTAATTAGTATAGTTTTTCAGCAGTTTCCTTTGCAAGGaagtacccaaaaaaaaaaaaaaagactgaaGAAGCAATCGCAGCATCTTGATCCAAGAATCTCAATCCCATTTTTGTCAACAAGATAGGCACACCAAGGATATCATAAGGTAAGGCTGCAAGCTCGTTTTGTTTCAAGTCGTTAAACTTTTcttaaaaggaaaacaaatataGCTTTATCAGGTAGCGAAGACTTTACCATTAACACACTGCTGATACCAGACATTCCCATGTCATAGAAGAACGAAACAAGACAAATGCACTTGAGAGTTGAACTGCAGAGGAAATCAAATGAATCTTTTAGGAATATGGACGAAGACACTTACTTTTCGGAACCAACGTCTccatatgaaaaaagaaaagaaaagtagaaTCAAAACTAATGATAAGATCAAAAACCTCAAATAAAACAACTATAAGACCTGCTTGTTACCACGTGTAATGCGTATCTCATTGAGCTATGTCGATCCTGAATAATTTTGTACACCTTGCTTGACCAACGTGAATGTTGGTTAAGGTTTGGAGTTGGCTTAACTGTCTCGGTAAGAAAAAATATCATGTACATCGGAGCAATGATCAAGAGTGCCACCGAAACCTGAAATATGACACTTCaatatgaaaaaaatcaaagcaactgcagagaaaaataagaaagtgaAATCAAACAGACATGCCTCGAATATGTAGGTTCCAGGAAGTAAACGGGCAAGAAGGTTCCCcaaaacatgagataaagataaaatTCCGTGCATCCACCCGAAAGCTGCAGCCCTGCTACTACCATCAAGAATATCTGCCTGCATACAAATAAATATGTGttttttataaatacttcagACCGCATTAGAGACAGGATTTAAGATAGAAATCTTACTGCATAAGCAGCAGAAATGCAGAAAATACTTCCTTGACTCATGATATGAGAAATTATCCGCAGCACATAATAAGCATAGACAAATCCTTTTGAATCATCTATAGCCAATATAGCTGAAACGAAGAAAAGATAATAAATAACGTCAAGGAaacattttaaagaaaatgtaataaaaagATTCACAGTAGGGTTGTACTTTTCTTGCGTTTCCCAATTTAGACATCAAATGGATAGGTTATCGAAATTCAAATGTTGTCTTTTTTTTGGCTaggtataaaaaataaagaagattaaGTGATATCTTATTGCCTAAGGCAAAAAATTTGTCCATAAAAATCCGCTCCTTGTACAGCTAGTTTTTTGAATGAATACCCTATATTTACTTCAGTTAGGTTTAAATCAGCTCCTCATACAGCTATATTTATTAAAACTCTCACACCTAGGACTTCTCATCCTGCTAGTAGAAACCAATTAAACTACTAATGCTACATAATAGCTCAGGAAATCATCATGAAAATTAATGTAAAAGAATATGACGACATGCAATTCTTTCTACCTTTTGGGTTCCTACAAGCTTCTCAATGTAAAAGTTAAGAAGAAAGAGCATACCACTGGGAAAAATAGCGGTAGATACGATTAAAAGGAGTAAAGGTTTACGCCCATACTCATCAGCAAGTTGACCAAGAACCGGAATGACaaccattttgcaaattccaaCCACCTACAATTGCAGCGATATATACGCGTGTGTGagaaaaatcactaaaattttaataaatattagtTTGTGAACTCGTGGTTCCAAATTAAAAGTGTAATGGGTTCAGTGGTGATAGCATAAAGGtcgaatttttcaaatttaaatctTGGATCTGCCTCTGCAAATAGAGAAAGTTACATATTTCATTGTAATAAGAGTTTTAAACTATACCCTCTTTACATCAGAAGTCAGAGTGCCAACACAAATAAATGCCGCTACTAGCCTTCTTTTCGCACCAAATTCTCAATATTGCAAGTCACTCCAATCCAACTCAAATATTAAAACATGTCAGTGAAAACCTAAATTCCATTATCTGATAAAACTATCAACTATCTTCCCTCTGTTAAGATAATACACAAACACATCAAACCTACTCATGAACTAACcaaagagacaaatgagaaagtTGAacatataattaagtaaaatgTGTCATGTATAATAGTTTAAGCTGCTTTTAGATGATATAATCACATAATCAAACATGTTATAAGAGAAGGGAGAGATCCTAGGTTCAATTCTTACAACCACCATTATCTAGAAGAACTTGCACGTTCTTCTAGataattgaagaaataaaagtgTGTCCTATCCTGttgtgctggtgggaggtagcagttAATTGAGGTACAGTACAAGCTAGCTCGGATACTACTGTTATAAGAAAAAGTGTGTCCTCTAATAGAGATCAAATCGACATAGAGAATATGCAACAAcgtacccagtgaaatcccttacccctaccttgggaggtagtaCAGAGGCTATTTCCGGTAGACCCTTGGCATAAAGACAAGCAGTTCAAAGCGcatatgaaaaaggatataATGAAAACGAATAAATCATGGCAACTAACTAACTATAAAAGCATGATAGAACACTAACAACTGCAAAAAAGGCAATAACAACCACAAAGAAAATCAACATGGaggaaaagagaataaataccaaaaagtGTGTCCTCCCTATTAGcaatcaaatcaacatcaacaaagaGGAAAACAGAATAAATACCATTTGCTGAAGACCATTGATGTAAATAGCTTCAGAGCAAGTGGATTTTCCAGGACAAAGAGCATTAGTGGAGATATCAGCAATAACAGGAACAGACATCTCTTCAGCAGTCCAATAAATACATAGTGGTACTAGTAAGTGCAAAAGTAGTTTCAACTGCTCTCTGCTTATACACACATTcccctccatttttcttgattttttagCCAAGCTTGCTTGCTCTTATACATGTTAACTGGAACAAATACATGAAGTTAGAGAAGTAGAAGACGGCATGTAGCTTGCCCCTGCAATCCACTTTTGGTAGGTAAGTAGTATATTCCATGCGGttgaataaaataatactcCACTAGACTTCTTATAgtatgaaagttttttttttttttttttttttttatgaaagttaaatactccctccatcccaaaaagACTGTTTTCGAGAGAACGAATTATTCTTTGACTGTAATTTTTTCATacgtcttttaaatattttaaattattaattatggtgacttatacgttttacgtagttttcaaatatgtaaattttatttcaaaaaaaataaaagattctaAGTTAAATCACAcgatcaaaattaaaaagtttgactctcgaaaagcgaaaagtgtcaatctttttgggacaaagggagtatatcgtagtattttttatttaaaaaaaaaatcatacagtGTTATTTTGGTTTTAGGTCTGCCTAGATTTTACCTTTTCTGCCGGAAGGGCAAGAGTTTAacttaattgattttatttttttcaaaagaaaaatattttttttccatatttaaccaattctttttttgaagaaaaattttggaCTTCTATTCTCACACAAGAACGCAATAACACCCAATATTTAGTCATTAAACAGTCTTGTTTGTAAAAGATTATCCTCTCAATAGTTTTTATActttcttttatattagttttttatATGTAAGTCAATTGACTAAATCATGTCAAATTATTACGCCTTTTAGGATACTTTTTTTGTAGTGTGATTTAAAATACATGTTTTAAACATGTTTAAGGGCCTGGATGTGAAGCACAAAAATTGGGATGACATATCGAAATAAGGATTGGGTTCTCCTAGGTTATTCCCCTTGCTTCATACAAATGGAATCAAGAGgtaattaataaatatatataatataaaattacgCAGAAAGTGTTgcctctttttgggacaaaggagcatttatctttttctctcctttttttggctttttcatatttttcttttatttacgtTCTATATTAAAAAGTTCAAAAGTCATTTATGTGTTATGTATGCTCCTAAATCAATGAGTGATTTATTTCTCTCTATGTAATGTTATGTACATATTCTTAATCTCAAAAGTaactattaaattaaaaataaatataaaaatcagcCCATGTAGCAGTAATAACATGACCTCAATGTTAAGGTTTAATTATCTAATTAAACATCATAGTTAGTGCATATTGAATGTCTATGTTTCTTCATCTTCCCCTCTCTATAATTCCCCATATAGTAAGACTAGGGATTATTTGGTAACATTCCAATAAAAGATAGGAGTAATTGCTCTTGCATTTACCTTTACATTAAATTTTCGGAGCAAtgatatttatattttctttgcACATATATTCCTTCACACTACAAGGTAATTTTCTTTGTCTCTTTTCTGGTTGTTCAATTTGTTTTAACCTCACGTCTCATTTTCGAAAATATCAAGATTGggtaatctatatataatataaagtctTAAACAATCTTAATATAGTAACCTCTATCCTCTCACCATagtctatttatcttttttctcattttttaccTTATTTGATGTccaaaaaatctggaaaaaaataatttaaatccaCCTTCTTTATGTCATTCATTATTTAACATTAAATTCCATACACACGCTCTATACCCTGGTGACTTTTTCCCATCATTCTTTCAATTCTCTTTGTCCTATTCATTCATTTATTACATGCTACATCAATTACACATtactttttcttaattattcctAAAGAAACTGATAGCAGacaattatgaaatttttttgcTGATTTATTAACGTAACAATTGTTTCTTTTTGGCACCAAGATGTAGTATGATCATTGTTGTTTACAAAGAATTTGTAGGAATCAACGTCTAAAAGCaccgaaaaaagaaaagaatcattaagcctttcccctataatatatatataatgtatataaacaatttaattacGAAATCAAAGCAAAAATAAGTTATCGGTTAAATTTGATCCTCAAGAGTTTATGTTTTCACCATCTTCATATTATCTTATTCAACTTCCCTCACTGTTTTATAAATACATGCATTTGTTTTGGTGTGGATAATTGAGATGTTCTTTTTAATTTAGGATGCTTTATATACTTACTACGTATGTTGGATGATTGAAAACGGGATTgacaatttttttgagaaatgtACTATATAGAGTTACGTTGAAAGCATTGGTGGGTCTTTAAAGATTTGTCAGGAactttgtttgaaaatatttgaTTGCATATATTATCTTCTTTATGGAGTAAGCCTTCTAAgtttcttcaaatatttatttttcctctagatttagctttctttttgtatgaatattttcaaaagtttcTTTTAACTATTAAATTTTGGAACTACccgtaaatattttaaaaatgtttgTGATATGTTCAACCTTAAATGTACCGTTGACATTTCAAATAAGTCTTGCTAACCTCAACAATAATTGCATAGATAGATGACTTTTTTCTATGCATCGATAATTAATTACCTTATTTCATTTAAATAACTTCATGTGAATTTTGAAATTCtcatttatttgatttaaacGCTTGAAAATAGCAACATTTCTTTGCCAAAATTATATGATATTATCCCCCATGAGCAAAGAAagatttatatattatattgagatTATATTAGATCAAAATTTATGTAGATGAAGTTATGCATTGCAAGATAAGGAAAGAAGAGTAATTTTAATGATAGATGTATAAAGTGTGAGTTAGTAAACTAAATTGTCTTTTAGAATTTAATATttcaatattataaaattttGTTGGATGAGTTATATAAAAGTTTGACATTCTTATATGAAGAGATATTGTTTAATTGAAAATGTCGaacttcaatatattttcattcattcatcttaaTATCACgagaataaacaaaaagaacACATCTACAAAAAAAAGGATaatgacaaagaaaaagaacatgAAAGTAGCTAGGAGATTCGAACAACACAAGAACTCTTGACAAAAAGAATCACACGATTAGAGAATATAACATTGATCGAAGAATAAATATTGATTTTGggttaagttttttcaaaattttatttaataaccGCGCGAAGCGGGGACAAATTTTCTAGTTTAATCATAAAGTCGGTGATCTGGTACCTCTTTTTGACCAACaataatatttatctttttgtCAACTTTTTGAGGCTTATCTCATTTCTTTGGTCAATAatttgaatacattattcaCAAATTAATGGAAAATTGTTTCATGAATGTTTGTTACAGTTACAACCTCATAATCCATATTTATGGCCATTACAACCTTTCATAATAAATCATATTTATGGAGGATAAAGAATATTTATAGTCTTTACAAGTCAGAGGAGCTATAAATGTTTCATATTTACAAACATGCAACAATGCAAAATGTGAAAGAGCTTGTTTTAGTTGTCATATAGAGTCCATGGATATCTACATTTGATTTTCAGGTTTGAGGATACTCATCTTAAAAATAACGAAGAGGCAACTTTGGAAGGTACGTATTTTATTATTGTGTTATTTCCTGTTTTAATACCTTTCTTGGTTTCATTCTCATTTCAATTTGATTATTGCTGGTATTGTAGATAATGTAAAAAAACTTCACATAGATTAAATCTAATAAGTGAAGATTAGTATGTAGCTATTTTCATTCATGATAAGGTaggtttatatttttttcaccgaacacacacacacacacacacacacacacacacacacacacacacacacacacacacacagagagagagagagagagagagagagagagagagagagagagagagagagagagagagagagagagagagagagagagagagagagagagagagagagagagagagagagagagagagagagagagagagagagagagagagttgacCATCGAACCCCCAAACATAAGATAAACCGTTAATTTAGATATGAGagaccaatttttttcttttttgaaattttaatcattaaaaattaattttaacaaaaaactCTATTTTACATCATTTTGATTAATAATAGCCCACTTCGCCTCCTCTTTGCATATTGGTgtatctttttttaaatttttaatcattaaaaattaattttaacaaaaacgctatttaaatagattttgaagcggcggcggcggtgggtgggctatcggagaggatgggttgggtttttcaaatttttttaattatttaaatagattttaaaatagagtttttgttaaaatatttttaatgattaaaaatttaaaaaaagaaagcggCAGCGGAGGCGGCGGTGGAGGAGGCAGCGGCGGCAGTGGCGGTGGCGaggtgggctatcggagaggatgggttgggtttttcaattttttttaattatttaaatagattttaaaatagaatttttgttaaaattaattttaatgattaaaaatttaaaaaaagaaagcggCGGAAGTGGCGGCGGCGaggtgggctatcggagaggatgggttgggtttttcaattttttttaattatttaaatagattttaaaatagagtttttgttaaaattaattgtttttattgacatggcttatttttttaaaaaaaaaaaaaaagtaacagaCAAAGTCTATATTTCCATGTCAC contains:
- the LOC132059194 gene encoding uncharacterized protein LOC132059194 isoform X2, which codes for MEGNVCISREQLKLLLHLLVPLCIYWTAEEMSVPVIADISTNALCPGKSTCSEAIYINGLQQMVVGICKMVVIPVLGQLADEYGRKPLLLLIVSTAIFPSAILAIDDSKGFVYAYYVLRIISHIMSQGSIFCISAAYAADILDGSSRAAAFGWMHGILSLSHVLGNLLARLLPGTYIFEVSVALLIIAPMYMIFFLTETVKPTPNLNQHSRWSSKVYKIIQDRHSSMRYALHVVTSSSTLKCICLVSFFYDMGMSGISSVLMYYLKSAFDFNKNQFSEILVMVGVGSIITQMLVFPIVNPLVGERVVLRIALLASITYALLYGLAWASWVPYFGALFRMVYILERPSTNAIVSKASSPNDQGKTQGLVAGAEAIGSFLAPLVMSPLTSMHLSTAKASA
- the LOC132059194 gene encoding uncharacterized protein LOC132059194 isoform X3, with amino-acid sequence MEGNVCISREQLKLLLHLLVPLCIYWTAEEMSVPVIADISTNALCPGKSTCSEAIYINGLQQMVVGICKMVVIPVLGQLADEYGRKPLLLLIVSTAIFPSAILAIDDSKGFVYAYYVLRIISHIMSQGSIFCISAAYAADILDGSSRAAAFGWMHGILSLSHVLGNLLARLLPGTYIFEVSVALLIIAPMYMIFFLTETVKPTPNLNQHSRWSSKVYKIIQDRHSSMRYALHVVTSSSTLKCICLVSFFYDMGMSGISSVLMYYLKSAFDFNKNQFSEILVMVGVGSIITQMLVFPIVNPLVGERVVLRIALLASITYALLYGLAWASWVPYFGALFRMVYILERPSTNAIVSKASSPNDQVGGQ
- the LOC132059194 gene encoding uncharacterized protein LOC132059194 isoform X1, with the translated sequence MEGNVCISREQLKLLLHLLVPLCIYWTAEEMSVPVIADISTNALCPGKSTCSEAIYINGLQQMVVGICKMVVIPVLGQLADEYGRKPLLLLIVSTAIFPSAILAIDDSKGFVYAYYVLRIISHIMSQGSIFCISAAYAADILDGSSRAAAFGWMHGILSLSHVLGNLLARLLPGTYIFEVSVALLIIAPMYMIFFLTETVKPTPNLNQHSRWSSKVYKIIQDRHSSMRYALHVVTSSSTLKCICLVSFFYDMGMSGISSVLMYYLKSAFDFNKNQFSEILVMVGVGSIITQMLVFPIVNPLVGERVVLRIALLASITYALLYGLAWASWVPYFGALFRMVYILERPSTNAIVSKASSPNDQGKTQGLVAGAEAIGSFLAPLVMSPLTSWFLSSNAPFNCKGFSLICAAFALAMAFYFAWILPEAPSVQDENAERVPLLA